The Trichoplusia ni isolate ovarian cell line Hi5 chromosome 26 unlocalized genomic scaffold, tn1 tig00001002_group25, whole genome shotgun sequence DNA segment CCGCCCGCCGACGTGTCGCGTCTGAgggccgccgccgccaccggtCAGTACTCACTACATACTCGACATGACGCCCACAACACCCGGTGATAAATTTTCTTCATGTTAGACGAATTAAGATCGTTTATAGAATAAAACACACTAGGAAAACCTCATCATTTTTACATGCATTGCTCGCACTTGCCTTGGAGGCAGCCTTGTAATCTTATAGATGTCAGATACTGGGTGACTTGATGACAGTCTTTTTGAAGGCTGTCTttgatgtgtgtgtgtgcaggTGTGATGAGGGCGGGGTCCCgcgcgggcgggcggcgcgcgtcCATCTTCCAGCAGGAGGACGTCCGCAGCGCGTCCGGCCGCCGGCCGCGTCCGCCGCCGCGCCAGActcgcccgccgcgccccgccgcgcccgccaggCCGCCCGACAGCGGGGACAGCGGTGAGCCATCCCAttgaaatatatgaaaacaacAAGCAGCACACTCCCGAAACTGACGTGGTTCTGTTTTGTGTGCCTTAAAATGGTAATATCAAGCTCTGGTGTCGGTTTCCAGAGAACTAAATCATTCACAAATTTGATTGAACTTAAGTCGATAGTATTAGCAGTTAACCAGGTTTCTTCATCGTGTTCACCATCGTTTGTCAAGGTCttagaaatttttaaatcaaaataatactagctgttgtatggatggcaaaagcaatagaccggacagagtggaagaatctaagagagcctttgccctgcagtaggaaaaaaaattaaaaaatactagctgttgcccgcgaatccGTCCGCGTGGAATTTAGTTTACAGTGCTGGGTATCCCACATCCTTTCTCAGGGTCTAGACTATCtgcgtaccaaatttcatcacaatcggttcagtagttagCAGACAGACATTGATGATATTTAATGATAATCTCCATGCGTGTGTGTGTACAGAGGGCACGCAgtcgcgcccgcgcccccccgCGGTCCAGACGCGGCCGCCGCCTCGCTCCAGCCCGCGACTCTCCGCCGCGCCCAGCAGGCACAACGGTAACTATACAcggacacacacacacaaacacccACAGACACACATACCTCATATGTAGGCTACAGTGCGTAACGATTTGGAATAAAAACGCAATTCTTGACAACTCTCAGCtgcaatgaaatttattatgcGAATTGAATattatcatcacttttaaatgtatttttaccttGCACACATCTGTCTGATAACTATACTTAAAAAGATGTAAAATATCTTTGCAgtttatctaataaaacaagttaGAGATATAATTCATGAGTAAAGCGACAAAAGATtaccaaatataatttaaaactgaaatatttcagttgtttatttacgGAATGTCGATTTGTTGAATAGGGATGTGATGTTTGactagcctgttggtctagtggttagtgacgcTGAGTattataccggaggtcgtgggttcgattcctacccaagacaaatatttgtgtgatgagcacgatcatttgttctgtgtctttgttatttaagtatttagaattattatagttgtctagtactcataatacaagctttgcttagtttgcgACTAGATGGCGTCGAAAGATGtggaatataaaatagaatgtGTCCCCGTAGGCGTGGCGGCCGGCTCATCGGAGTCAGAGTCCAGTGACGACGAGTCACCGATtgtgaacaacaaaaaaagtaagCAAACTGATCATGTGGGCTGTAGCAGCCCACTGCTTGGGAAAAGGGTTCTGCGACATGATTTACTTGACAACATAATGtgaaattacaaaaatcatGTTTCATGTAGGGCTTTTaactaaatgtaataatataaatctgtttattccgtcagaaagatttttcaaaaaaagaCTTAGGGCGAACAGCacttatgataataaaatagtaggggctagtaacatcacttgttAGTAAagagcgtactggtaagtgacgtcacacgaggtGTCCCTTCGTTTTATGctaattcaaaatcaatcatTATTACAAAAGTTGTAGACCAGTATTCACTTTGCCTTCTAGGGTCCCCAATGTTAGAAGAatcctttaataaatttatagataataaaatttaaaattttcaatctaTGTTTTTCggatagattagattagatttagAATTGGCAATGCAgtcagccttctgggcacgtttcccgactttggcatgaagatgtcttttttgacgctttttaaataatgtatatttttctttttgtattgatatagttaaaaaaaatgtaaatattagtttagtttaatttattgtaaaaatatcatagaattaattatttcattaaaaatatgttgtgtGCGTTATTTTTTTGAGATCTGTCTGATGGaccaaacatatattttttgacaaaaccCTATTATACAGATAaagtattgttttcaattttattacaaagtgcTTGTTTACTGCAGAGTCCCCTCGCAGCGGTCGCTCGCCGCGCCAGCCGCCGTCCGCCTCCAGCGACAGCGAACACGACGCGCGCTCAGACAAGGGTAACACAACAACTCTATTTTGATCACGGGTGGTTATGCTAGACAGACAGGAAAACATGTTGGACGATTTCATTGTATCAAATTGTGAATtattctcacgaaagttattacaACAAAAGAACATTATGCCACAGAGCCTGTGCTAGgacaactaatttaattaactatcaaaatactaataaatgaCGCTTTGGATctgtgcaactagagtcagtaatttaacgttttaaaagtgcctgagaaacgcaacaggcctatttgaaataaaaaaactttttgattttgaatatgacAACGTTTTATACTTCTTTTTCTAGACTTTcgcatttttcatttaatgctAAACTTGTCTACCCAGTCACAGTCATTCAATAACGTGACATTTTTTAACAACTCCCACTGAAAGGAATGAGTCTTtgcacaaactttcaagtcacatataGACCAAAATAtgtagactcaggacaagcattcgtggatcacacaatttcACGCAAATAGTGGatttgcgtggtgacctaaacctCTTGACTATCCGAGCAGTGAAATCAGCAATTCATAATTACCATCATCATTCCCTTGCCCTCATCCCAATTATTTGATTTGGGGTCGGCACAacttgtctttttattttgctataatGATATCCATGTATGTTGGTACACACAGACGCCCCCGGTCAGCGTCGCTCGCTGCGCTACTCGGACGTGACGCGCCAGTTCGCGGCCGGCGGCGCGGCGTCACGTCCGCCACGTCCGACACGTCCGGGACGCCGCGCCCGGCCGCGCGTCCCGGACGCCCCTCCCGCACCAGCTGCACCTATAAGGAGGCCTCCGACTCGTCCGACGACTTCGCCCCAAGAAACTGACGCGATCCCGCAAACTATACAATCCGAACGCTAAGCTTTAGCACAACCTGCAGGTTACTGTGCGGGCACTGCAGTGTCAGGGACGGCGTGTGTTTGACGATCGAATACAGACTTTAAAACTGTTCGtattaattgtatatttgtttgaCGTAGTACTTGACGCACATTTGTGAACTTTCTGTGGATAGTTTTTGAGTCAGTTTTTGATTATTCAGAGATCTGCTGCTCCGCCACCTGACACTGCAGTGTACTGCGATGCTGAGTCATTGATGTGGCCCTTGTGTTCAGTAGCGAGAGAGCTTCCAATCATATTATGTTGTATCAGaattgttaatattgtattagcTATGGTGCGGCATGGCAACACTGTTCAGAAAATGAttatgagtatattttttaaataaagactcGTCCTGagtaacttgttctattatttatttttgttatgacaaCCCTGCTTATGGCAACCCTCTTATTCAAACCTGTGCCTTTAAAATGAAAGCCAAAGAATTTCACTCAATATTTATAGACTAAGGAAGGAATAGTGgagctgggcaggccacttgccagacgaagtgatggcaggtggactaaggcggtgacagaatggtggccaagacaaggcaaaagaagcgtcggtcgtccgggagcaagatgggtcgatgacattataaaggtctcgggtcgagtctggatgagactagcacaggaccgtagaaattagcacgaaaaaggggaggcctatgcccagcatgggaggataaaggctgtggatgatgatgatgatgatgaaggaaGGAATGACTTTTTCGAGAGAAGAAttcttaaaatatcttaaatatttttcttctggaTTCGACTAGACGTCTCGTACTTAGGACCTGAGCTTGTGACCACAACACTGCCATATATCAGTATACACGAGCTGATATTTGATTCAacaagcaataataattatcgaTTGATCAttaagagctcgtggctaagctataaccgcataattgattcgatcacaggttaagctaagcttgacgcggttggtcggtagatgggtgactagctttgtcataacgagttactccgtgtttcggaaggcacgttaaatagtgggtcccggctgttattcctacatctttgacagtcgttacaggtagtcagacgcttgaaaaagtctgacagccagtctaaccaaggggtatcgtgttgcccaggtaactgggttgaggaggtcagataggcagtcgctccttgtaaaacgctggtactcagctgaaaccggttggactggtagccgaccccaacatagttgggaaaaggctaggccgatgattcaTTAAGAGTCAGACCTTCAGTAAGTAAatccgcatttattttacatcagAGCACATTGGAGCGGGGTGTACACGTAACGGCTGTATAGATGAGAGTCTGCGCGCGCTCAGACGAGCTCGAGCACCTTGATGGTGCCCTGCGAGTTGGCGGCCAGCAGCACGTGCGTGTCGTGCGCGCGCCGCCAGCAGACTGCGGACACGAACTCGCTGGGCTCCTCGTCGCGCCGCTCGCGCTCCAGGAAGCCGCGCACGGCGTCGAAGCGGTACGCCAGCAGCGGCCGCGACAGCCCCGAGTAGTACACGT contains these protein-coding regions:
- the LOC113506816 gene encoding proline-rich proteoglycan 2-like, encoding MIFNDNLHACVCTEGTQSRPRPPAVQTRPPPRSSPRLSAAPSRHNGVAAGSSESESSDDESPIVNNKKKSPRSGRSPRQPPSASSDSEHDARSDKDAPGQRRSLRYSDVTRQFAAGGAASRPPRPTRPGRRARPRVPDAPPAPAAPIRRPPTRPTTSPQETDAIPQTIQSER